The Vibrio tubiashii ATCC 19109 genome has a segment encoding these proteins:
- a CDS encoding DUF2750 domain-containing protein, producing the protein MSLSNEQLETVNKMRPDERFNYCIKEIAKNRKVWILTDEHGCVMLNTEDEDCVPVWPHQEFAEQWATGDWEHCKAEPISTAKWFSRWTYGLEDDELSVVVFPNDNEEGVVLYPDEFEVELKKRG; encoded by the coding sequence ATGTCACTATCAAATGAGCAGCTAGAGACAGTAAATAAAATGCGCCCAGATGAGCGCTTTAATTACTGCATTAAAGAAATAGCCAAAAACCGTAAGGTTTGGATTCTGACTGATGAGCATGGCTGCGTCATGCTCAACACCGAAGACGAAGATTGTGTGCCAGTGTGGCCTCATCAAGAGTTTGCTGAGCAGTGGGCAACCGGAGACTGGGAGCATTGTAAAGCAGAGCCAATTTCGACGGCAAAATGGTTTAGTCGTTGGACGTACGGCCTTGAAGATGACGAGCTATCTGTTGTTGTTTTTCCTAACGACAACGAAGAAGGTGTCGTGCTATACCCAGACGAATTTGAAGTCGAGCTGAAAAAGCGCGGATAG
- a CDS encoding ABC transporter permease → MLLYSVRRFNLFIITLLMLTMVGFSILRLEPNSPWAIHDFWSGWMLYVGELMQLNLGVTKSGTPIIDELSIVFPATLELCFIAFVISLLVGIPVGTLAGMKQGKWIDTVISFTSMSGYSAPLFWVALLMIMVFSLHFQVFPVAGRYDLLYQIDHVTGFAIIDAFFASGEYRAHALQSVLEHLILPCLVLALAPTTQVIGLMRASVAEVMGQNYIRAARIKGLSTHEIVTQHVLRNAIPPIIPKIGVQLSSMLTLAIITESIFNWPGIGRWLLDALSNQDYVAIQAGVIVVATFVLTANILSDLIGAMVNPLVRKEWYANR, encoded by the coding sequence ATGCTGTTGTATTCTGTTCGACGCTTTAACCTGTTTATTATCACCTTACTGATGCTCACTATGGTGGGTTTCAGTATTTTAAGGCTAGAACCTAACTCTCCGTGGGCTATCCATGATTTCTGGAGCGGCTGGATGCTCTACGTTGGTGAGCTAATGCAGCTTAACCTCGGCGTGACCAAGTCAGGAACACCGATCATTGACGAGCTCAGCATTGTCTTTCCCGCGACGCTAGAGCTGTGTTTTATCGCCTTTGTAATTTCGCTGCTTGTTGGTATTCCTGTGGGAACATTAGCGGGAATGAAGCAAGGAAAGTGGATCGATACTGTGATTTCGTTTACTTCCATGTCTGGCTATTCTGCACCGCTGTTTTGGGTCGCGCTTTTGATGATCATGGTATTTTCTCTGCACTTTCAGGTATTCCCTGTCGCTGGTCGCTACGATTTACTCTATCAAATTGACCACGTAACAGGATTTGCGATTATTGATGCCTTCTTTGCAAGTGGTGAATATCGTGCTCATGCGCTGCAAAGTGTTTTGGAACACCTCATCCTGCCTTGCCTTGTGCTGGCCCTTGCGCCAACCACTCAGGTCATAGGTTTGATGCGAGCTTCCGTTGCTGAAGTGATGGGGCAAAACTATATTCGCGCTGCGCGTATTAAAGGTTTGTCTACGCACGAAATCGTGACCCAGCACGTGTTACGCAACGCTATCCCACCGATTATTCCAAAAATCGGTGTGCAGCTTTCTAGCATGCTAACCCTAGCCATTATTACTGAATCTATCTTTAACTGGCCGGGCATTGGTCGATGGTTACTTGATGCCCTCTCAAATCAAGATTACGTTGCCATACAAGCTGGGGTCATCGTCGTGGCGACGTTTGTCCTAACCGCTAACATCTTGTCTGATCTGATTGGTGCTATGGTCAATCCATTGGTAAGGAAGGAGTGGTATGCTAACCGATAA
- the pspC gene encoding envelope stress response membrane protein PspC — protein sequence MNKRELYRDTVNGKITGVCAGLANYFALEVWLVRILVISAALLGGSFLVILAYIAMTLMIEKQPPNYVEAIKTEQEHKLKNKPWQQGQTPEMLLNTIEKDFHNLEIQIRDIEAYVTSDAFKVDKEFKTL from the coding sequence ATGAATAAGCGTGAGTTATACCGCGATACTGTAAATGGCAAGATCACTGGCGTATGTGCAGGTTTGGCGAACTACTTTGCGTTGGAAGTGTGGTTAGTACGCATCTTGGTGATTTCAGCCGCTCTACTGGGCGGTAGTTTCTTGGTTATTCTCGCCTATATCGCGATGACGTTGATGATCGAAAAGCAGCCACCTAACTATGTAGAAGCGATCAAAACCGAGCAAGAGCACAAGCTTAAAAACAAGCCTTGGCAGCAAGGTCAAACCCCTGAAATGTTACTCAACACGATTGAGAAAGACTTCCATAACTTAGAAATCCAAATTCGCGATATTGAGGCTTACGTCACTTCAGATGCGTTTAAAGTCGATAAAGAGTTTAAAACGCTATAA
- the sapA gene encoding ABC transporter substrate-binding protein SapA, with protein sequence MKAFIQFTLGLFSLSLLAGCGEEIDHDKIRQKGFVYCGQGGPSTFNPQLVDSGITTETLSPQLFNTLLTLDSQTYQPVPSLATKWSVNKEGTEYIFTLRKGVQFQTTAWFTPSRSMNAEDVVFSFRRIIDTTNPFHYVGSGLYPWFSGIDFQNLVVDVSALSQHKVIFTLNRPDNSFLSNIATSHAVIHSKEYAGQLELSDEKSMLDSHPVGTGPFYLAEYQVNDLIRLKRNNRYWQDRPKMEQVVFDISQRGTGTLAKLLRSECDVLNAPLSSQLPIIEQTSDVELTAKPAMNISFVAVNTSHPALNDARVRKALNYAINRQNILDSVYYGTGSQAYSVLPPSSWAYQKDSVQIRYDRNYAIALLREAGYSKGLELTMSVPLEPRAYNPSPRKTAELIQANLADVGIKLNLMTDDRYDRSNLNDNTNIDLHLTGWIANTGDPDNFLRPLLSCESKRAGLNVSSWCNPDFDFLLDLALEVDKPRYRQNLYKQAQNILNEEFPVIPLNHGMQLQAHHTSLRGFKVSPFNAQPFDTVERFK encoded by the coding sequence ATGAAAGCATTCATTCAGTTTACATTAGGTTTGTTCAGCCTCAGCCTATTAGCCGGTTGTGGTGAAGAAATTGACCATGACAAAATTCGTCAGAAGGGTTTTGTCTATTGTGGTCAAGGTGGTCCTTCGACTTTTAACCCTCAATTGGTCGATAGTGGCATTACAACCGAAACACTCAGCCCTCAGCTGTTTAATACCTTGCTGACCCTCGATAGCCAAACCTATCAGCCAGTGCCAAGCCTTGCGACTAAATGGTCAGTAAATAAAGAAGGTACGGAATACATCTTTACGTTGCGTAAAGGTGTCCAGTTCCAAACAACCGCTTGGTTTACACCTTCCAGATCGATGAACGCGGAAGATGTGGTCTTTAGTTTTAGACGCATTATTGATACTACCAACCCTTTTCACTATGTCGGAAGCGGTCTTTACCCTTGGTTCAGTGGTATTGATTTTCAAAACCTCGTTGTTGACGTATCAGCACTATCCCAACACAAAGTGATATTTACTCTTAACCGACCTGACAATAGCTTTCTGTCGAACATTGCGACCAGCCATGCGGTTATCCACTCTAAAGAGTATGCAGGGCAACTTGAACTTAGCGACGAGAAAAGTATGCTCGATAGCCATCCTGTTGGTACGGGTCCATTCTACCTAGCCGAGTATCAAGTCAACGATCTCATCCGTCTTAAACGTAATAATCGCTATTGGCAAGACAGACCAAAGATGGAACAGGTCGTATTCGACATATCTCAACGTGGTACAGGTACTTTGGCAAAACTGCTTCGCAGTGAATGTGACGTGCTCAACGCGCCGCTCTCTAGTCAGTTGCCAATTATCGAGCAAACATCAGATGTTGAGTTAACCGCAAAACCCGCAATGAACATCTCTTTCGTTGCCGTGAACACTTCTCACCCTGCTTTGAATGATGCTCGCGTGCGTAAAGCGCTTAACTATGCCATCAACCGTCAGAACATTTTGGATTCGGTCTACTACGGCACAGGCAGTCAGGCGTATTCCGTTTTACCGCCTTCTTCGTGGGCCTATCAAAAAGATTCGGTACAAATTCGCTATGATCGCAACTACGCTATCGCACTGTTACGTGAAGCGGGTTATAGCAAAGGATTAGAGCTGACAATGTCGGTCCCATTGGAGCCACGTGCCTACAACCCTAGTCCAAGAAAAACGGCAGAATTAATCCAAGCAAACCTAGCAGATGTCGGGATTAAGCTCAATTTGATGACAGATGATAGATACGATCGCAGCAATCTCAATGACAATACAAACATTGATCTCCACTTAACGGGTTGGATCGCCAATACCGGAGACCCTGACAACTTTTTAAGGCCGCTTCTTTCTTGTGAATCAAAACGCGCTGGCCTGAATGTTTCAAGTTGGTGTAATCCTGACTTCGATTTTCTGCTCGACCTTGCACTTGAAGTCGATAAGCCTCGCTATAGACAGAACCTTTATAAACAGGCGCAAAACATACTTAATGAAGAATTTCCTGTGATTCCACTAAATCATGGCATGCAGCTACAAGCGCATCACACCTCACTTCGAGGCTTTAAGGTTAGCCCATTCAACGCGCAGCCGTTTGATACTGTCGAGAGGTTCAAGTAA
- a CDS encoding peptide ABC transporter ATP-binding protein — protein sequence MPLLDIRHLTIEIETPQGMMKAVDRMSLTMNEGEIRGLVGESGSGKSLVAKAIVGVCKDNWKVTADRMRLGNVDLLQLTPKERRRVIARDIAMIFQEPSTCLDPSEEVGKQLIEAIPSRSFEGKWWERFKWRKKQAIALLHKVGIKDHQQIMDSFPYELTDGECQKIMIAMAIAAKPKLLIADEPTNDLDPITQSQILRLLSRMNQLHNTSIMLIGHDLTTITQWATRITVMYCGQSVESADTSKILDKPKHPYTAALLKAMPDFNDWIPHKEKLQSLPGSIPPLQHLPIGCRLGPRCPYAQRQCVEIPMTRRIKNHKFACHFPLNMDKKKA from the coding sequence ATGCCGTTATTAGATATTCGACATCTCACTATCGAGATTGAGACGCCTCAAGGGATGATGAAAGCCGTTGACCGAATGAGCCTGACCATGAACGAAGGTGAAATTCGCGGTTTAGTGGGTGAATCAGGCTCAGGGAAAAGTCTGGTCGCTAAAGCCATCGTTGGTGTATGTAAAGACAACTGGAAAGTGACCGCAGACCGAATGAGGCTCGGAAATGTCGATTTACTGCAGCTGACTCCTAAAGAGCGTCGACGCGTTATCGCCCGCGACATTGCGATGATCTTCCAAGAGCCATCAACCTGTTTAGATCCTTCAGAAGAAGTAGGCAAGCAGCTTATTGAAGCGATTCCCTCACGCTCTTTTGAAGGTAAATGGTGGGAACGCTTTAAGTGGCGCAAGAAGCAAGCCATCGCTCTGCTGCATAAAGTCGGTATTAAAGACCACCAGCAGATTATGGATAGCTTCCCATACGAGCTGACAGACGGTGAATGTCAGAAGATCATGATCGCGATGGCGATCGCTGCCAAACCAAAGCTATTGATCGCAGATGAGCCAACCAACGATTTAGACCCAATTACCCAATCACAGATCTTGCGCTTATTGAGTCGAATGAATCAGCTACACAATACTTCGATCATGCTAATTGGCCATGACCTGACAACCATTACTCAGTGGGCAACCCGCATTACGGTTATGTATTGTGGTCAGTCGGTTGAGTCTGCTGATACTTCTAAGATCTTAGACAAACCTAAACACCCATATACCGCGGCGCTGCTTAAAGCCATGCCCGACTTCAACGATTGGATTCCGCATAAAGAGAAGCTGCAATCCCTACCGGGTTCCATTCCACCGCTACAGCATTTACCGATTGGCTGCCGACTTGGTCCTCGCTGCCCATATGCGCAGCGCCAGTGTGTTGAAATACCGATGACACGTCGAATTAAAAACCACAAATTTGCATGTCACTTCCCACTGAACATGGATAAGAAAAAAGCATGA
- a CDS encoding manganese-dependent inorganic pyrophosphatase yields MILVVGHKNPDSDSICSALVATELLTARGVEAMPIRQGEINRETQHILEVAGAEVPELRTSVAGEKIWLVDYSDLAQAPDDVADAEILGIVDHHRLGDVMTVNPMEAWIWPVGCTNTVLFNMFKIEGHEITPKIAKLMMSAILSDTVGFASPTCTQKDKDAVEELAKIADVCDVDAFIKDLLIAKTNIEGLSAAELVEKDLKGYPFNGRDVVVGQVELATLEQVDGMIEALEADLESRCAEQGLAFAAVMLTDITTAQTRLLYKGEWAEKLVKHEKDGMLMMENTLSRKKQGWPWLQAELA; encoded by the coding sequence ATGATTCTAGTTGTAGGTCACAAGAACCCTGATAGCGATAGTATCTGTAGTGCACTAGTAGCAACTGAGCTACTAACCGCTCGTGGTGTTGAAGCAATGCCTATTCGCCAAGGTGAAATTAACCGTGAAACTCAACACATTCTAGAAGTGGCTGGCGCAGAAGTTCCTGAGCTACGCACTTCAGTTGCGGGCGAGAAAATCTGGTTAGTAGACTACTCGGATCTAGCGCAAGCTCCGGATGATGTGGCTGACGCAGAAATCCTAGGTATCGTTGATCACCACCGCCTAGGTGACGTGATGACTGTAAACCCAATGGAAGCTTGGATCTGGCCTGTTGGCTGTACTAACACAGTACTGTTTAACATGTTTAAAATCGAAGGCCACGAAATCACGCCTAAGATCGCTAAGCTAATGATGTCAGCAATCCTATCTGACACAGTCGGTTTTGCTTCTCCAACTTGTACTCAAAAAGATAAAGATGCAGTTGAAGAACTAGCGAAAATCGCTGACGTATGCGATGTAGATGCATTCATTAAAGATCTACTTATCGCAAAAACAAACATCGAAGGCCTATCAGCGGCTGAGCTGGTTGAAAAAGACCTGAAAGGTTACCCATTCAATGGTCGCGATGTTGTTGTTGGTCAGGTTGAACTTGCAACTCTTGAGCAAGTTGACGGCATGATTGAAGCGCTAGAAGCAGACCTAGAAAGCCGCTGTGCTGAACAAGGTTTGGCGTTTGCAGCAGTAATGCTGACAGACATCACTACCGCTCAAACTCGTCTACTTTACAAAGGTGAGTGGGCTGAGAAACTTGTTAAGCATGAGAAAGACGGCATGCTAATGATGGAAAATACGCTAAGTCGTAAGAAGCAAGGTTGGCCTTGGCTTCAAGCTGAACTAGCTTAA
- a CDS encoding DUF2927 domain-containing protein gives MLRKAMLGIIVLATSFHSQAYTTQQTWLDTQFVEKAFINVALRNEYSSGSKPLVKWNEPIKIWVQHKVPDKALHDELTDAHLRHLVQITGHRIQRVASREQANIVWVFTKESKWREDIERELGKPALANVYGAICKAGYQVGRNGALSHAAIIIPVDQAREHGKLLACIVEEITQVLGLPNDSESAFPSIFNDETPEDLLSPLDVVLLKLLYEPELKPGMSQKQVTPIIRKLLSKYKKDGTLNRAVSIAKQGELFQLIGY, from the coding sequence ATGCTAAGGAAAGCAATGCTTGGAATAATAGTGCTTGCCACTTCATTCCACTCTCAGGCATACACCACGCAACAAACTTGGCTCGATACCCAGTTTGTCGAGAAGGCTTTTATCAATGTTGCGCTGCGCAATGAATACTCGTCTGGAAGTAAACCATTAGTCAAATGGAATGAGCCTATAAAGATATGGGTTCAGCACAAAGTACCGGACAAAGCCCTTCACGATGAGCTCACAGATGCACATTTACGTCACTTAGTGCAGATAACTGGACACCGAATTCAAAGAGTGGCATCGCGTGAACAAGCGAATATCGTCTGGGTGTTTACTAAAGAATCTAAATGGCGTGAAGATATCGAACGAGAGCTAGGTAAACCAGCGCTTGCAAACGTATATGGCGCGATCTGCAAAGCAGGCTACCAAGTCGGTCGTAATGGCGCGCTTTCTCACGCCGCCATCATCATCCCTGTCGATCAAGCGAGGGAGCATGGTAAATTGCTTGCCTGCATCGTTGAGGAGATCACTCAAGTCTTAGGCTTACCGAACGACTCAGAGAGCGCTTTCCCTTCGATTTTTAATGATGAGACTCCCGAAGATCTGCTCTCTCCTCTTGATGTCGTTCTGTTGAAACTGCTCTACGAGCCGGAACTCAAACCTGGAATGAGTCAAAAGCAAGTCACACCTATCATTAGAAAGCTATTATCCAAATATAAAAAAGACGGCACATTAAATCGTGCCGTCTCTATTGCAAAGCAAGGAGAGCTGTTTCAGCTAATAGGCTATTAG
- the pspA gene encoding phage shock protein PspA: MGIFSRFADIVNSNISALLDKAEDPEKMIRLIIQEMEDTLVEVRTNSAKAIADKKELARKVESMEAAIDEWQQKATLALTKQREDLARSALIEKQKLQDMLKGLHTEQTLVEETIDKLTGEISKLEIKITETRAKQQALAIRSQTASNRRDVQKHLHTARTSEAMAKFEQYSRKIDEMEAEADLYAKTGNAKSLDQEFAELQAQDEIEKELEKLKKQMEDKK, from the coding sequence ATGGGTATTTTCTCTCGATTCGCAGACATCGTTAATTCAAACATCAGTGCTCTATTGGATAAAGCAGAAGATCCTGAAAAAATGATCCGCTTAATCATTCAGGAAATGGAAGATACGTTAGTTGAAGTAAGAACTAACTCGGCAAAAGCGATTGCTGATAAAAAAGAGTTGGCACGCAAAGTTGAGTCAATGGAAGCGGCCATTGATGAGTGGCAGCAAAAAGCGACCTTAGCGTTAACTAAGCAGCGCGAAGATCTTGCAAGATCGGCATTGATTGAAAAGCAAAAACTGCAAGATATGCTGAAAGGTCTACACACTGAGCAAACCTTAGTTGAAGAAACAATCGACAAGTTGACGGGTGAAATCAGCAAGCTAGAAATCAAAATTACCGAGACTCGCGCTAAGCAACAGGCTTTAGCGATTCGCAGTCAAACAGCCTCTAACCGCCGAGATGTTCAAAAACATCTGCATACTGCGCGTACTAGCGAAGCCATGGCTAAGTTTGAGCAATACTCGCGCAAGATTGATGAGATGGAAGCTGAAGCCGATTTGTATGCAAAAACGGGCAACGCTAAATCTTTAGATCAAGAGTTTGCGGAGCTGCAAGCTCAAGATGAAATTGAAAAAGAGTTAGAAAAGCTTAAAAAGCAAATGGAAGATAAAAAGTAA
- the pspF gene encoding phage shock protein operon transcriptional activator: protein MQQNLIGESPAFLSVLDKVSKLAAIERPILIIGERGTGKELIAQRLHYLSKRWDQPLISLNCSTLSEGLIDSELFGHEQGSFTGSKGRHKGRFERAENGTLFLDELATAPLLVQEKLLRVIEYGQYERVGGHQLLNANVRLVCATNADLPQMASEGAFRADLLDRLAFDVIHLPPLRERQEDILLLAEYYAIKMCRELGFEYFVGFSTPAEQSLLSYHWPGNVRELKNVIERAVYQHGMQEDPIEQLVFDPFQSSWQSIRPEEETTAGLETPEFQFPIDYKQWQEQQDQLILTEALKQSQFNQRKAAELLGLSYHQLRGMVRKYDLTNLS from the coding sequence ATGCAGCAAAATCTTATTGGCGAATCCCCTGCCTTTCTTTCTGTATTAGACAAGGTATCTAAGTTAGCCGCTATTGAGCGACCAATATTGATCATTGGCGAACGAGGAACTGGTAAAGAATTGATTGCTCAGCGACTTCACTACTTATCTAAACGTTGGGATCAGCCGTTAATTTCACTCAACTGCTCTACCCTCAGCGAAGGCTTGATTGATTCAGAGCTTTTTGGTCATGAACAAGGCTCATTCACCGGCTCTAAGGGGCGTCATAAGGGGCGATTTGAGCGCGCTGAAAATGGCACCCTATTTTTAGATGAGTTGGCCACGGCACCATTACTTGTGCAAGAAAAACTTCTCCGAGTGATTGAATACGGTCAATATGAGCGTGTTGGTGGCCATCAGCTCTTGAATGCCAATGTGCGTCTAGTCTGTGCCACCAATGCAGATTTGCCTCAAATGGCGAGTGAAGGCGCTTTTCGTGCAGATTTACTCGACAGGCTGGCATTTGATGTTATCCATTTACCGCCTCTTCGCGAACGCCAAGAAGATATCCTATTACTGGCCGAATACTACGCAATAAAGATGTGCCGTGAGCTCGGCTTCGAGTACTTTGTCGGCTTTTCGACTCCAGCAGAACAAAGTTTGCTTAGCTATCATTGGCCAGGAAATGTGCGCGAGTTGAAAAACGTGATTGAAAGAGCGGTTTACCAACACGGCATGCAAGAAGACCCCATTGAACAACTCGTCTTTGACCCTTTCCAATCGTCTTGGCAAAGCATACGCCCAGAGGAAGAAACAACAGCAGGCCTTGAAACGCCTGAGTTTCAATTCCCAATTGACTATAAACAGTGGCAAGAACAACAGGACCAACTCATACTTACCGAAGCATTAAAGCAAAGCCAGTTTAATCAGAGGAAGGCGGCTGAACTACTTGGGTTAAGTTATCACCAATTGCGAGGCATGGTTCGTAAGTATGACCTGACCAATCTCAGTTAA
- the sapC gene encoding putrescine export ABC transporter permease SapC — MLTDNVYQEERIPTQFERFWRSFRANNLAMFGLWCLLLLCLITLVSPWITPHDPQAQSGELLVPPSWNPTGTVEYFLGTDDLGRDILSRLIEGSRLTFGAAFLITVIATVIGCIIGVLAGMTKGLLSSVLNHLLDTVMSIPSLLLAIIFVAFLGFGEFNILLAICLALIPRFVRSVYIAVHTEVEKDYIMAARLDGANQFYLLWNSILPNILVVIATEITLAWSIAILDITALGFLGLGAQAPSTEWGAILGDSVELIYLAPWTVTLPGLAIMFTVIVINLVGEGIRQALNAGIE, encoded by the coding sequence ATGCTAACCGATAATGTCTACCAAGAAGAGCGTATCCCTACCCAGTTTGAACGTTTCTGGCGTAGTTTCCGTGCAAACAATCTTGCTATGTTTGGCCTGTGGTGTTTACTACTGCTATGCCTAATTACACTTGTTTCACCTTGGATTACGCCTCATGACCCTCAAGCACAAAGTGGTGAGTTACTCGTGCCTCCATCTTGGAATCCAACTGGTACAGTTGAGTACTTCCTTGGAACCGATGATCTCGGCAGAGATATTCTTTCACGCTTAATTGAAGGCTCGCGACTTACCTTTGGAGCTGCTTTTCTGATAACTGTTATCGCTACAGTGATTGGATGTATCATCGGCGTATTGGCGGGAATGACCAAAGGCTTACTATCAAGTGTCTTAAACCACTTACTTGATACCGTCATGTCCATTCCATCGCTGCTGCTCGCGATTATTTTTGTCGCTTTCCTAGGCTTTGGCGAGTTCAATATTTTGCTGGCTATCTGTTTAGCCTTGATTCCAAGATTTGTCCGCTCGGTTTATATCGCAGTGCATACCGAAGTGGAAAAAGATTACATCATGGCTGCACGTCTTGATGGGGCAAACCAATTCTATCTACTTTGGAATTCGATATTGCCCAACATTCTTGTCGTCATTGCCACCGAAATCACTTTGGCATGGTCTATCGCTATTTTGGATATCACCGCTTTGGGTTTCCTTGGATTAGGCGCACAAGCACCTAGTACCGAGTGGGGAGCAATACTCGGTGATTCCGTTGAACTCATCTACCTTGCGCCTTGGACCGTTACCCTCCCCGGACTCGCAATAATGTTTACTGTTATTGTCATCAACCTTGTTGGTGAGGGTATCCGCCAAGCGCTTAATGCGGGGATCGAATAA
- a CDS encoding peptide ABC transporter ATP-binding protein has product MSALLEVNQLSKTFVTRSSLFRKKVQEAVKPLSFSLEAGQTIGFIGQNGSGKSTLARMLAGVVEPTSGEIRVNGELLEHKDYSTRCKLIRMIFQDPNTSLNPRIQIGRILEGPLKRNTNMPPEARIKRVKETLLRVGLLPEHAYFYPQMLATGQKQRVCLARALILQPSVIVADEALNGLDMAMRSQIINLFLELQEEMGVSFIYVSQHIGIVKHITDKVMVMHEGELVESGETHEVLSCPTHPVTQRLVESHFNKATCFK; this is encoded by the coding sequence ATGAGTGCTCTATTAGAAGTTAACCAACTATCAAAGACTTTTGTGACTCGCTCAAGCCTGTTTCGCAAGAAGGTTCAAGAAGCCGTAAAACCGCTTAGCTTTAGCCTTGAAGCCGGACAAACCATTGGCTTTATCGGTCAAAACGGCTCAGGTAAATCGACATTAGCACGCATGTTAGCGGGGGTAGTAGAACCGACTTCGGGCGAAATTCGCGTTAATGGTGAGCTTTTGGAGCATAAAGACTACTCCACTCGCTGTAAGCTGATTCGCATGATTTTCCAAGATCCAAATACCTCTTTGAATCCTCGAATTCAGATTGGACGTATCTTAGAAGGGCCTCTAAAACGTAACACCAATATGCCGCCAGAGGCGCGCATAAAGCGCGTCAAAGAGACGCTTCTCAGAGTGGGGTTGCTACCAGAGCACGCTTATTTCTACCCTCAGATGCTCGCCACAGGCCAAAAACAGCGTGTTTGTTTGGCCCGTGCACTCATCCTTCAGCCATCAGTAATCGTTGCTGATGAAGCTTTGAATGGATTGGATATGGCCATGCGTTCGCAAATCATCAACTTGTTTCTTGAGCTTCAAGAAGAGATGGGGGTTTCGTTTATTTATGTGTCACAGCATATCGGCATTGTAAAACACATTACCGATAAAGTGATGGTGATGCATGAAGGGGAACTCGTCGAGAGCGGTGAAACCCATGAAGTGCTTAGTTGCCCAACACACCCTGTGACACAAAGATTAGTAGAAAGTCATTTCAATAAGGCGACCTGCTTTAAATAG
- the pspB gene encoding envelope stress response membrane protein PspB, giving the protein MSSFFIAGPLIVFLIFVAPLWLFLHYRSKKNASTGLSQEDLQRLESLSEKAASMQSRVDTLERILDAESPSWRRRYE; this is encoded by the coding sequence ATGTCGTCATTTTTCATTGCTGGTCCACTGATCGTATTTCTGATTTTCGTTGCTCCTCTATGGCTGTTTTTACACTACCGAAGTAAGAAGAATGCAAGCACAGGATTATCTCAAGAAGATTTACAGCGACTAGAGTCTTTATCCGAGAAGGCTGCCAGTATGCAGAGCCGAGTCGATACGTTGGAGCGTATTTTAGATGCAGAATCACCGAGCTGGAGGCGCCGCTATGAATAA